The proteins below are encoded in one region of Nitrospira sp.:
- a CDS encoding PilZ domain-containing protein, which yields MPHANKFVIRTYHRIPVRCALYYLGDDFLGKGMVINLCRNGFRVLGDHQVVPGMELAVRITLLDKDEPVEIQRVTVRWVRGLLFGAKVVTMSPDGEDRIGTFLSARLRAYCASS from the coding sequence ATGCCGCACGCCAATAAGTTTGTGATTCGTACCTACCACCGGATTCCCGTTCGTTGTGCCCTATATTACTTGGGTGACGATTTTCTTGGAAAGGGAATGGTGATCAATCTTTGCCGGAACGGGTTCCGGGTGTTGGGCGACCACCAGGTCGTACCAGGTATGGAATTGGCGGTTCGAATTACGCTCCTAGATAAGGATGAGCCGGTGGAAATCCAGCGGGTAACCGTTCGCTGGGTGCGCGGGCTGCTGTTTGGTGCCAAAGTCGTGACGATGAGTCCGGATGGTGAAGATCGAATCGGAACGTTTCTCAGTGCTCGCTTGCGCGCGTATTGTGCGTCTTCTTAG